In the Solibacillus sp. FSL K6-1523 genome, one interval contains:
- the yfmF gene encoding EF-P 5-aminopentanol modification-associated protein YfmF, which translates to MFLTTQLAKGVSLHIRQTAQFKTVNFSVKWRTQLTEKNASERTVLSNVLQHSNARFTTSAAYRSYLDDLFGAVLYFDTTKRGEEHTVLMNVETVNDNYLAHDSVLNEVIGLLHDAIFKPNFEHNVFIKSIVEREKEMVIQRIQSIFDDKSRFAQKRIMEILRPNHPASISANGTIDEIKAITPESLTAAYEDMLNQDAIDIYVVGDIDVEQMTAKIKEALPFINREVKKTERNQEVPENIKGYTKETQEMKQGKLHIGYHTPVVFGDEDFPKMQIFNGIFGGYAHSKIFMNVRERESLAYYASSSYAAQYGLLFVVSGIEPANEAKAREVIAEQLVALQNGEITDLELAQTKAMLINQLKEALDSARGQIEIFDQYKELKDSFTLEKWTARWQAVTKEDVQRMAQQLKLEATYFLCGKED; encoded by the coding sequence TTGTTTTTAACGACACAATTAGCGAAGGGTGTTTCACTTCATATACGACAAACAGCCCAATTTAAGACGGTCAATTTTTCGGTGAAATGGCGAACACAATTAACCGAAAAAAATGCTTCTGAACGTACAGTATTATCCAATGTACTTCAGCATAGTAATGCAAGGTTTACAACGTCTGCTGCGTACCGTAGTTATTTAGATGATTTATTTGGGGCGGTGCTCTATTTTGATACGACAAAACGTGGAGAAGAGCATACAGTACTAATGAATGTTGAAACAGTAAATGATAACTATTTAGCGCATGATAGCGTATTAAATGAAGTAATTGGATTACTTCATGATGCGATTTTTAAGCCAAACTTTGAACACAATGTATTTATAAAATCGATTGTTGAACGTGAGAAGGAAATGGTTATTCAACGGATTCAATCCATTTTTGATGATAAATCTCGTTTTGCACAAAAGCGCATAATGGAAATATTACGTCCAAACCACCCAGCATCGATTTCAGCGAATGGCACAATTGACGAAATAAAAGCGATTACACCAGAGTCTTTAACGGCAGCGTATGAAGACATGTTAAATCAGGATGCAATTGATATTTATGTCGTTGGGGATATCGATGTTGAGCAAATGACAGCTAAAATTAAAGAAGCATTGCCATTTATAAATCGTGAAGTAAAGAAAACCGAACGCAATCAGGAAGTACCTGAAAACATAAAAGGCTATACAAAAGAAACGCAAGAGATGAAGCAAGGGAAGCTGCATATCGGCTATCATACACCCGTTGTTTTTGGTGACGAAGATTTCCCTAAAATGCAAATTTTTAATGGGATTTTTGGCGGGTATGCTCATTCAAAAATATTTATGAATGTACGTGAACGTGAAAGCTTAGCATATTATGCTTCAAGCTCCTACGCTGCACAATACGGCTTATTGTTTGTTGTTTCGGGAATTGAGCCTGCAAATGAAGCAAAGGCGCGAGAAGTCATTGCAGAGCAGTTAGTTGCACTTCAAAATGGTGAAATTACCGATTTAGAATTAGCGCAAACAAAGGCGATGTTAATCAATCAATTAAAAGAAGCACTTGATTCAGCGCGTGGTCAAATTGAAATTTTTGACCAATACAAAGAATTAAAAGATTCATTTACATTAGAGAAATGGACAGCGCGATGGCAGGCAGTAACGAAAGAAGATGTACAGCGAATGGCCCAGCAATTGAAGCTTGAGGCAACGTATTTCTTATGCGGTAAGGAGGATTAA